One region of Roseicitreum antarcticum genomic DNA includes:
- a CDS encoding tripartite tricarboxylate transporter permease, producing the protein MIDAFAQILTPWLLLMALTGVSLGIVWGALPGLSTTMAMALLIGLSTGMSQDSAIVFMLGVYTGSVFGGAISAVLINIPGTPDAVPTMIEGNALARRGEGGQALGMAIAGSFIGNWVGILLLVAFIPVVLVFALQFRSWEMALLAMIGISICGSMACGAMPLKGWIAGWLGILVALAGLDPMYAVPRYTFGVPELMDGVNYVAVLVGLFGLTEILRVLPRREQPVIPTNVGRVVPSFRKLMRYSAAAVRSGAIGAVTGAIPGAGANVASFLSYDIGRRFARPEEKAKWGKGSYEGIVCAEVANNANVGGSMLPTLTLGIPGNAAAAALIAALALNNVVVGPTIEVDHPGMSRPMLKFVI; encoded by the coding sequence ATGATTGACGCTTTCGCTCAAATTCTAACGCCGTGGCTGCTGCTTATGGCCTTGACCGGGGTGTCGTTGGGCATCGTTTGGGGTGCACTTCCGGGACTGTCTACCACCATGGCCATGGCACTGCTGATTGGTCTGTCGACTGGCATGTCACAGGACAGCGCCATTGTTTTCATGCTGGGGGTCTACACTGGCAGTGTGTTCGGCGGCGCAATTTCGGCGGTGCTTATCAATATCCCCGGGACACCCGATGCCGTGCCCACGATGATCGAGGGCAATGCGCTTGCCAGGCGCGGCGAAGGCGGGCAAGCGCTGGGCATGGCGATTGCCGGGTCATTTATCGGCAACTGGGTCGGTATATTGCTGCTGGTGGCCTTTATCCCGGTCGTGCTGGTTTTCGCGCTACAATTCCGGTCATGGGAAATGGCGTTGCTGGCCATGATCGGCATATCAATCTGCGGGTCCATGGCCTGTGGCGCGATGCCGTTGAAGGGCTGGATCGCGGGGTGGTTGGGTATTCTGGTGGCCTTGGCCGGGCTGGACCCGATGTATGCGGTGCCGCGCTATACCTTCGGCGTGCCCGAGCTGATGGACGGGGTCAATTATGTGGCGGTGCTGGTCGGGCTGTTTGGATTGACCGAGATCTTGCGGGTTCTGCCGCGGCGTGAACAACCCGTCATTCCGACAAACGTCGGGCGGGTCGTTCCGTCTTTTCGCAAACTGATGCGTTACAGTGCTGCCGCTGTACGGTCTGGGGCGATTGGCGCTGTAACCGGTGCCATCCCCGGCGCTGGTGCGAATGTGGCATCGTTCCTGTCCTATGACATAGGACGCCGCTTTGCCCGGCCTGAAGAGAAGGCGAAATGGGGCAAAGGCAGCTATGAGGGGATTGTTTGCGCCGAGGTTGCGAACAACGCCAATGTAGGCGGGTCCATGTTGCCGACGCTGACCTTGGGCATTCCGGGCAATGCCGCCGCTGCCGCTTTGATCGCGGCGCTTGCGCTCAACAACGTTGTGGTTGGACCAACGATCGAGGTGGACCACCCGGGAATGTCCCGACCGATGTTGAAGTTCGTTATCTGA
- a CDS encoding tripartite tricarboxylate transporter substrate binding protein: MSNGFDRRTFLGGAGMAAITITMPGVARAQSYPARPVTVVIMYAAGGGTDVLIRKLAEEMANVRGWDVSIANRPGAVGGIATQYVGAQRPDGYNILGAANYNKFVRVLGHVPAQPAPWEQWAFMKAGNAIASWSVPVDSPFQTLQDVIDAARAEPGRISVSTSGTGGIWHEMALLIASFAQIELRYVAYQGGQPATLAGLQGEVDIAGGGVHEHIELVRAGQMRMLQHTGTEDIVLDDGTVLPTVANLIPQLAPFLPMGPTYNMIVRRDTPPEILGEIQSAFVDAANSDEFRTFLEARFFQPDVKIGEAADREAASMEVVTVDLFNQYADQIGSDVISAEALGLPDPDGFAAWWPPQGYKPLDL; the protein is encoded by the coding sequence ATGAGCAACGGATTTGACCGCCGCACATTTTTGGGCGGCGCAGGAATGGCTGCAATCACCATCACCATGCCGGGCGTCGCGCGCGCGCAGAGTTACCCCGCACGCCCTGTCACTGTTGTGATCATGTATGCGGCGGGGGGTGGCACCGACGTGCTGATCCGTAAACTTGCCGAAGAAATGGCCAATGTGCGCGGCTGGGACGTCAGCATCGCCAACCGGCCCGGCGCAGTTGGTGGCATCGCGACTCAATACGTGGGCGCACAGCGCCCCGATGGCTACAACATTCTGGGCGCGGCGAACTACAACAAATTCGTGCGCGTATTGGGCCATGTGCCCGCGCAGCCCGCGCCATGGGAGCAATGGGCATTCATGAAGGCGGGCAATGCGATTGCCAGTTGGTCGGTGCCCGTCGACTCACCGTTCCAGACGCTTCAAGACGTTATTGATGCCGCGCGTGCCGAGCCGGGACGAATTAGCGTTTCAACGTCCGGCACTGGCGGGATCTGGCATGAAATGGCGTTGCTGATCGCATCTTTCGCCCAGATTGAACTAAGGTATGTGGCCTATCAGGGCGGTCAGCCCGCAACGCTGGCGGGGCTGCAGGGCGAAGTTGATATTGCCGGCGGCGGGGTGCACGAACACATCGAGCTGGTGCGTGCGGGCCAAATGCGGATGCTTCAGCATACGGGCACCGAAGATATCGTTCTGGATGACGGAACCGTGCTGCCGACGGTCGCGAACCTGATCCCGCAACTGGCGCCGTTCCTGCCGATGGGGCCGACCTACAACATGATTGTGCGTCGCGACACACCGCCTGAAATCCTGGGGGAGATTCAGTCTGCCTTCGTTGATGCGGCGAATTCCGATGAATTCCGCACCTTCCTTGAAGCCCGGTTTTTCCAGCCCGACGTAAAGATCGGGGAAGCGGCGGACCGCGAAGCTGCAAGCATGGAAGTGGTCACGGTCGATCTCTTTAACCAATATGCTGATCAGATCGGGTCTGACGTCATTTCGGCCGAGGCGTTGGGCTTGCCCGACCCTGACGGGTTTGCCGCATGGTGGCCACCGCAGGGCTACAAGCCGCTTGACCTGTGA
- a CDS encoding type II toxin-antitoxin system RelE/ParE family toxin gives MNYRIRFHPLVVRDLDAIARWILDYAGPDAAARKLGEIEAAIATLKAMPHKGSLRDEIAPGLRAIPAGRKAVIAFVVDDDQREVLIYAVTYGGADWAMRSSARSR, from the coding sequence GTGAATTACCGCATCCGGTTCCATCCTCTCGTCGTACGTGACCTTGATGCCATCGCGCGCTGGATCCTCGACTATGCCGGGCCCGATGCGGCCGCCCGAAAGCTGGGCGAGATCGAGGCGGCCATCGCCACGCTGAAAGCCATGCCGCACAAAGGAAGCCTCCGCGATGAGATCGCCCCTGGCTTGCGTGCCATCCCGGCAGGCCGGAAAGCTGTGATCGCGTTTGTGGTTGATGATGACCAAAGGGAAGTTCTGATTTACGCTGTGACCTATGGCGGTGCCGATTGGGCCATGCGCAGCAGCGCGCGCAGCCGGTGA
- a CDS encoding fasciclin domain-containing protein: protein MIRNTILSITAASAFALPAFADNHMAAKDIVDTAVEAGNFTTLVAAVEAAGLVETLKGEGPFTVFAPTDEAFAALPEGTVEALLADIPALTAILTYHVVPGAVMSTDLTDGMMAETVNGQSVTIELGDTVTVDGATVTTADIEASNGVIHVIDAVILPE from the coding sequence ATGATCCGTAACACGATTCTTTCGATTACCGCCGCATCTGCCTTTGCCCTGCCCGCCTTCGCGGACAACCACATGGCAGCCAAGGACATTGTCGACACTGCTGTCGAGGCTGGCAACTTCACCACGCTGGTCGCCGCCGTCGAAGCGGCTGGGCTGGTCGAGACGCTGAAAGGCGAAGGGCCGTTTACCGTCTTCGCCCCGACGGATGAGGCATTTGCCGCCCTGCCCGAAGGGACTGTCGAGGCCCTTCTGGCCGACATCCCGGCGCTGACTGCGATTCTGACCTATCACGTGGTCCCCGGTGCGGTCATGTCGACCGACCTGACCGACGGCATGATGGCTGAGACCGTGAACGGCCAGTCGGTTACGATCGAACTGGGCGATACCGTTACGGTTGACGGCGCAACTGTCACCACGGCAGATATCGAAGCAAGCAATGGCGTCATCCACGTCATCGACGCCGTGATCCTGCCTGAATAA
- a CDS encoding IS256 family transposase: MKTSTTSPLALASKAELTAAVEEARDAVGASFERFCLVAGLASLTQMLEEDATALAGAPHARSADKQGYRWGRTRGPVGFHGGKVELERPRVRSKTTGKELSLPSWQEAAQAGWLEQWAMSLMLMNVATRKVGRAVRLPEAGVPSEAGSGLSKSAVSRRFKALTQARMDAWMASDLSALDLLVIQIDGLHMGDNLLMLGAIGIDADGRKHPLGVVEGATENAATVQALLDNLIERGLEPAVCRLFIVDGAKALTKAIRRTFGADIPIQRCQVHKARNITERLNPKLHAAVRRALRQAWELDDADKAERLLRTLARRLELEAPGVSKSILEGLDEILTVTRLGLPPELRRSLASTNIVESMNAVIRQVCRNVKRWRDAKMALRWTAAGMLEAAKGFRRLKAHKQLPVLKAALEKHRSKPEDAVDQVADAA, from the coding sequence ATGAAAACATCTACCACATCCCCGCTGGCCCTGGCCAGCAAGGCCGAGCTGACGGCGGCAGTCGAAGAGGCCCGTGATGCGGTCGGGGCGAGCTTCGAGCGGTTCTGCCTGGTCGCGGGTCTCGCCAGCCTGACGCAGATGCTGGAGGAGGACGCGACGGCGCTGGCCGGGGCCCCGCATGCGCGCAGTGCCGACAAGCAGGGGTATCGCTGGGGCCGCACGCGGGGCCCGGTGGGCTTTCACGGTGGCAAGGTGGAACTGGAGCGTCCGCGGGTGCGATCAAAAACCACCGGCAAGGAGCTGTCGCTGCCAAGCTGGCAGGAAGCTGCGCAGGCCGGCTGGCTGGAGCAATGGGCGATGAGCCTGATGCTGATGAATGTCGCCACGCGCAAAGTCGGCCGCGCCGTGCGTCTGCCCGAGGCCGGGGTGCCGTCCGAGGCGGGATCGGGGCTGTCGAAATCCGCAGTCTCACGGCGGTTCAAGGCGCTGACCCAGGCGCGCATGGACGCATGGATGGCCTCTGATCTGTCTGCGCTCGACCTGCTGGTGATCCAGATCGATGGTCTGCACATGGGGGACAACCTGCTGATGCTGGGCGCGATCGGGATCGATGCCGACGGCCGGAAACACCCGCTGGGCGTGGTCGAAGGCGCGACGGAGAACGCTGCGACCGTGCAGGCGTTGTTGGACAACCTGATCGAGCGTGGGCTCGAACCCGCAGTCTGTCGGCTGTTCATCGTAGATGGCGCCAAGGCCCTGACCAAGGCGATCCGCCGGACCTTTGGCGCGGACATTCCGATCCAGCGCTGCCAGGTCCACAAGGCTCGCAACATCACCGAGCGACTCAATCCCAAGCTTCACGCCGCTGTCCGCCGCGCCCTGCGCCAGGCCTGGGAGCTCGATGATGCCGACAAGGCCGAACGTCTTCTGCGCACCCTCGCGCGCCGCCTCGAACTCGAGGCGCCCGGCGTGTCGAAGAGCATCCTCGAGGGCCTCGACGAGATCCTCACCGTGACCCGCCTCGGCCTGCCGCCCGAACTGCGCCGCTCACTGGCTTCGACAAACATCGTCGAGTCTATGAACGCGGTGATCAGACAGGTCTGCCGGAACGTGAAGCGCTGGCGCGACGCGAAAATGGCGCTGCGCTGGACCGCTGCGGGCATGCTCGAGGCCGCCAAGGGCTTTCGTCGCCTCAAGGCCCACAAGCAATTGCCCGTCCTCAAGGCAGCACTGGAGAAGCATCGCTCCAAACCCGAAGACGCCGTTGACCAGGTGGCAGATGCCGCGTAA
- a CDS encoding TRAP transporter substrate-binding protein, which produces MGHMRIGGYQGPKSILTAGLNRFVAELHQALGNDLQVDRIDDVTATGMSAKDLFAGIESGSFHIGYMASGYLTARVPELAVIDLPFSQSDRHAAYAALDGKAGAILRAAIHRETGYRLFGFWDNGFRHLTNHARPLRTCDDCAGLVVRTLDNRIYQETMAAMGFTPVVTDVRELRDAVMSGRVDAQENPLTNSVVFELYQKHRHLSMTGHFFGAVLLLCNADWFNSLPISTQAALETAADLATTEQRRLAEAQDSDALAVLQAQGVQILTQSELDMAGFRAACAPIVARERAMLDPTLVASYLSGG; this is translated from the coding sequence ATGGGGCACATGCGGATCGGTGGCTATCAAGGGCCAAAATCCATCTTGACGGCAGGCCTGAACCGGTTTGTCGCGGAACTGCATCAAGCGCTGGGCAACGATCTGCAAGTCGACCGGATCGACGATGTGACCGCGACGGGCATGTCCGCAAAAGACCTGTTTGCCGGAATCGAAAGCGGGTCATTCCATATTGGTTATATGGCGTCGGGGTACCTGACGGCGCGGGTTCCTGAACTGGCGGTGATTGATCTGCCGTTTTCCCAAAGTGATCGCCACGCCGCTTATGCTGCGCTGGATGGGAAGGCTGGCGCGATCCTGCGGGCGGCCATTCACCGGGAAACGGGCTATCGGCTGTTTGGGTTCTGGGACAACGGATTTCGGCACCTGACCAACCACGCACGCCCTCTGCGCACCTGCGACGATTGTGCAGGCCTTGTGGTTCGAACGCTCGATAACCGGATCTATCAGGAAACCATGGCCGCGATGGGGTTTACTCCTGTTGTCACCGATGTCCGCGAATTGCGCGATGCGGTCATGTCAGGCCGCGTTGATGCGCAGGAAAATCCACTGACCAATTCGGTCGTGTTTGAACTTTATCAAAAGCACCGGCATCTCAGCATGACTGGCCATTTCTTCGGGGCCGTTCTGCTCCTGTGCAACGCCGATTGGTTCAACAGCTTGCCCATTTCAACACAGGCAGCGCTGGAGACGGCGGCGGATCTGGCAACGACGGAGCAGCGGCGCCTGGCCGAGGCGCAGGACAGTGACGCGCTGGCCGTGTTGCAAGCACAAGGTGTCCAGATACTGACCCAATCAGAGCTGGACATGGCGGGATTTCGCGCGGCCTGTGCACCGATTGTGGCGCGCGAACGCGCCATGCTGGACCCCACGTTGGTGGCTTCCTACCTCAGCGGAGGATGA
- a CDS encoding YcbK family protein, which produces MPTTTYAHFRDVPESLWRWPSFSPAEIACRGTGAIKINTEAMDKLQSLRNRLGKPLIVRSGYRSPSHNRAVGGAPASKHMLGTAFDIAMSNHDPAIFAEAARAVGFLGFGTYPRSGFMHVDLGPARSWGEPFAASATPFVPETPPAREVLADSRTLKGGGAAGIATVGAAGVEVAQDVLAETQSAILPLVPYLDTLRWVFIAVALIGIAVAIHARIEDWKRGQR; this is translated from the coding sequence ATGCCGACCACGACCTATGCCCACTTCCGCGACGTGCCCGAAAGCCTCTGGCGCTGGCCCAGCTTTTCCCCGGCCGAGATCGCCTGCCGCGGCACCGGTGCGATCAAGATCAACACCGAAGCCATGGACAAGCTGCAGTCCCTGCGCAACCGCCTCGGCAAGCCGCTGATCGTGCGTTCCGGCTATCGCAGCCCCAGCCACAACCGGGCGGTGGGTGGGGCCCCGGCCTCGAAGCACATGCTGGGCACGGCGTTCGACATCGCCATGTCGAACCACGACCCGGCCATCTTCGCCGAAGCCGCCCGCGCCGTCGGTTTCCTCGGTTTCGGCACTTATCCGCGCTCGGGCTTCATGCACGTCGATCTCGGGCCAGCGCGGTCGTGGGGCGAACCCTTCGCTGCCAGCGCCACGCCCTTCGTGCCTGAAACCCCGCCTGCCCGTGAGGTTCTTGCCGACAGCCGCACTTTGAAAGGTGGTGGGGCAGCGGGCATCGCCACGGTCGGCGCGGCCGGTGTTGAAGTGGCGCAAGACGTCCTGGCGGAAACCCAATCCGCTATCCTGCCCCTGGTGCCCTACCTCGACACCCTGCGCTGGGTGTTCATCGCCGTGGCGCTGATCGGCATCGCCGTCGCCATCCACGCCCGGATCGAAGACTGGAAGCGGGGCCAGCGATGA
- a CDS encoding zinc-dependent alcohol dehydrogenase, which yields MYAPSGVKTGPGVAVPETMKAWVLGDPDQLMRVEKPTPVPGRAEVLVRIDAVAICATDLDVISSGPPAIIQGGLPFNKNFTPGHEYMGTVAALGPGVDEFAVGDRVTVEIHAGCGQCKRCRMGMYTSCLNYAKNYGDVNKGHRANGFTTDGGFASYAINNINTLIKIGDEMSDEEATLVVTAGTSMYGLTELGGLIAGEAVVVCGPGPIGLLGVAVAKSLGAYPVILTGTRDNRLQVGLELGADHVVNVRNQDPIDAVMAITGGKGVDYVLECSGAQGAIDVAGKMLNRGGKICLAAFPHEPDLIDVAYLVRNNIYVYGIRGEGKSATHRAHAFMAAKRFDATKIHTHTFDMDDLPTALRYARERVEDAIKVVVKNPR from the coding sequence ATGTATGCACCTTCAGGCGTCAAGACTGGCCCCGGTGTGGCCGTTCCAGAAACCATGAAAGCCTGGGTTCTGGGCGACCCTGACCAATTGATGCGGGTTGAAAAGCCTACGCCCGTACCTGGCCGCGCCGAGGTGCTTGTACGCATCGACGCGGTTGCGATTTGCGCCACTGATCTGGATGTCATCTCGTCCGGGCCGCCCGCCATCATTCAAGGTGGATTGCCCTTCAACAAGAACTTCACCCCCGGTCACGAGTACATGGGTACAGTCGCAGCCCTGGGGCCGGGCGTTGATGAATTTGCGGTGGGCGACCGCGTGACTGTGGAAATCCATGCCGGTTGTGGGCAATGCAAACGGTGCAGGATGGGCATGTACACGTCATGTCTGAACTACGCCAAAAACTATGGCGATGTGAACAAGGGACACCGCGCCAATGGCTTCACCACCGATGGCGGTTTTGCGTCCTATGCCATCAACAATATCAACACGCTGATTAAGATCGGCGATGAAATGTCAGATGAAGAGGCGACGCTGGTCGTCACGGCGGGCACATCCATGTACGGTCTGACCGAGCTGGGCGGCTTGATCGCGGGTGAGGCGGTTGTGGTTTGCGGGCCGGGGCCGATCGGCTTGCTTGGTGTCGCAGTTGCGAAATCGCTTGGAGCTTATCCGGTGATCCTGACTGGTACGCGCGACAACCGGTTGCAGGTTGGCTTGGAACTTGGCGCCGATCATGTTGTCAATGTACGCAACCAAGATCCGATTGACGCGGTGATGGCCATAACTGGTGGCAAGGGTGTGGACTATGTGCTGGAATGCTCCGGTGCGCAGGGCGCGATCGATGTGGCTGGCAAGATGCTGAACCGGGGCGGAAAGATCTGCCTTGCGGCGTTTCCGCATGAACCGGACCTGATTGATGTGGCCTATTTGGTGCGCAACAACATTTATGTCTACGGCATTCGCGGCGAGGGAAAATCCGCGACGCACCGCGCCCACGCGTTCATGGCAGCCAAGCGATTTGATGCGACCAAGATTCACACCCATACATTCGATATGGATGATCTGCCAACTGCCCTGCGCTACGCCCGCGAACGGGTCGAGGACGCCATCAAGGTGGTCGTTAAAAACCCGCGCTGA
- a CDS encoding tripartite tricarboxylate transporter permease: MKSAASPVALFNIERDIPDHPGLIYFIYAALIVANLLMYVAALALIKPCVKLFSLPRGVLMPLILPICVIGAYSVRLSMFDVWVMFASGLAGLALRHFRFPIAPIVLGVILAPMVDENLRRALFVFEGESFGFVVSQWVGTVLVFALIAIFAEGILRLVRSGRPEAAE; encoded by the coding sequence CTGAAATCAGCAGCGTCCCCCGTCGCGCTTTTCAACATCGAGCGGGACATTCCCGACCACCCCGGCCTCATCTATTTCATCTATGCGGCGCTGATAGTGGCGAACTTGCTGATGTATGTCGCGGCGCTGGCGCTGATCAAACCCTGCGTCAAGCTTTTCAGCCTGCCGCGCGGGGTGTTGATGCCCTTGATCCTGCCGATCTGCGTGATCGGGGCCTATTCCGTAAGGCTGAGCATGTTTGACGTCTGGGTGATGTTCGCATCTGGCCTTGCCGGGTTGGCGTTGCGGCACTTTCGGTTTCCGATTGCCCCGATTGTGCTGGGGGTAATTCTGGCACCCATGGTTGATGAAAACCTGCGCCGCGCGCTGTTCGTGTTTGAGGGAGAGTCCTTTGGTTTTGTTGTCTCACAATGGGTGGGCACGGTGCTGGTCTTCGCGCTGATTGCAATTTTCGCCGAGGGCATCCTGCGACTGGTGCGCAGCGGGCGTCCTGAAGCAGCCGAGTAA
- a CDS encoding SDR family NAD(P)-dependent oxidoreductase: MSQTQQTSGSVRFKDRRALITGAGGGIARALALRLAAEGAIVAVTDIDIERAERTAQAVRDIGGRVVALAADVTDRASVNGMVAGAVQEMGGIDILVTCAGGYTSYARFDELADQDWDQVIALNLRSVFLCCTAVLPHMKQVGWGRIVNLGSLAGRSTSAGSSPAHYAAAKAAVAMMTQYLAKDMAPHGITANTVAPGTTRTERVNALLTPEKEAIFARMTPVGRLAEPEDIVGTIAFLASDDAAYVTGATIDVNGGRLMLV, encoded by the coding sequence ATGTCACAAACCCAACAGACAAGCGGTAGTGTGCGCTTCAAAGATCGCCGCGCGCTGATCACGGGGGCGGGGGGAGGCATCGCGCGCGCGCTGGCCCTGCGGCTTGCCGCCGAGGGGGCCATAGTGGCTGTGACGGACATAGACATCGAGCGCGCGGAACGCACGGCGCAGGCCGTGCGTGATATCGGTGGGCGGGTCGTTGCGCTGGCCGCTGATGTGACCGACCGCGCCTCGGTGAATGGCATGGTGGCCGGTGCAGTGCAGGAGATGGGCGGGATTGACATACTGGTCACTTGCGCGGGCGGATACACTTCTTACGCAAGGTTTGATGAACTTGCCGATCAGGACTGGGATCAGGTTATCGCGTTGAACCTACGTAGCGTGTTCTTGTGCTGCACCGCCGTGTTGCCACACATGAAGCAGGTGGGCTGGGGGCGCATCGTGAACCTTGGGTCGCTGGCGGGGCGTTCGACCAGTGCTGGTTCGTCACCCGCCCATTATGCTGCCGCCAAGGCAGCCGTGGCCATGATGACGCAATATCTGGCAAAGGACATGGCACCCCATGGGATTACCGCCAATACGGTTGCGCCAGGCACCACCAGGACCGAGAGGGTGAATGCCCTGCTGACGCCTGAAAAAGAGGCCATATTTGCCCGCATGACGCCCGTGGGCCGATTGGCCGAGCCGGAAGATATCGTTGGTACCATCGCGTTTCTGGCCAGCGATGACGCCGCATATGTGACGGGCGCGACGATTGATGTGAATGGTGGCCGGCTGATGTTGGTTTGA
- a CDS encoding exodeoxyribonuclease I, which translates to MGFVFYDLETTGLSPAYNQPLQFAAIRTDDSFAEIERVNLRCRIAPHIIPAPQALIVTGVTPAQLVDPALPTLFDFTQSIMELIERWAPATWVGFNTIRFDEEVLRQTFYQNLQPNIYATQFNGNNRLDILTAVYAVWCRSPGLLNWPTDDTGRTTFKLDRLAPANGFNAHNAHDALGDVEATVHIARLIANGDPVLWSAILHNRDKQSVMATLETFRPVELVLRFGGGPPRSYVGCFCGTADGNPTQAAFFDLEAGHLEALMQADDAALFQAVDGTPQVIRSIATNKVPSLFPIANPDPDHVRKAALIATNPAFRARVGQAMAARYVDDPDAPPPSVEKQIYGGFYAKGDRDLLAEFQQADWPRRCEIVDLLTDARLRQLGRRLIAFHTPSVLTAEEAAQFKVFLHERWNAPDTPEIDWTTIASATRAIAELRAVPGADQAALNDIADFIQQFGSAQPA; encoded by the coding sequence ATGGGATTTGTCTTTTACGATCTTGAGACCACAGGGCTATCGCCTGCTTATAACCAGCCGCTGCAATTCGCGGCGATCCGGACGGACGACAGCTTCGCCGAAATTGAGCGGGTAAATCTACGGTGTCGGATCGCCCCGCACATCATTCCGGCGCCACAGGCGCTGATCGTCACCGGCGTGACGCCCGCGCAGTTGGTTGACCCTGCACTGCCGACCTTGTTCGATTTTACCCAGTCCATCATGGAGTTGATCGAACGATGGGCGCCCGCGACATGGGTGGGCTTCAACACCATCCGGTTCGATGAGGAGGTTCTGCGGCAGACCTTCTACCAGAACCTGCAGCCGAACATTTACGCCACCCAGTTCAACGGCAACAACCGGCTCGACATTCTGACCGCCGTCTATGCTGTGTGGTGCCGCAGTCCGGGCCTGTTGAATTGGCCGACCGATGATACCGGCCGCACCACCTTCAAGCTGGATCGTCTGGCCCCAGCAAATGGCTTCAACGCCCACAACGCCCATGATGCCCTTGGGGATGTCGAGGCCACGGTCCACATCGCCCGCCTCATTGCCAACGGCGATCCTGTGCTCTGGTCGGCCATCCTGCACAATCGAGACAAACAGAGTGTCATGGCCACGCTGGAAACCTTCCGCCCGGTGGAACTGGTGCTGCGCTTTGGTGGCGGCCCGCCACGCTCCTATGTCGGGTGTTTCTGTGGGACGGCTGATGGAAACCCAACACAGGCGGCCTTCTTCGATCTGGAGGCAGGCCATCTCGAGGCCCTGATGCAGGCCGACGACGCGGCGCTGTTTCAGGCGGTCGATGGCACACCCCAGGTCATCCGCAGCATCGCGACCAACAAGGTGCCGTCGCTGTTCCCCATTGCCAATCCAGACCCAGACCATGTCCGCAAAGCAGCCCTGATCGCCACGAATCCTGCCTTTCGTGCAAGGGTCGGGCAAGCTATGGCCGCGCGCTATGTCGATGATCCAGATGCGCCGCCACCATCGGTCGAAAAGCAAATCTATGGCGGGTTCTATGCAAAAGGTGATCGCGATCTCCTGGCTGAATTCCAGCAGGCCGACTGGCCGCGGCGTTGCGAAATCGTCGATCTGTTGACCGATGCCCGCCTGCGCCAGCTTGGCCGCAGGCTGATTGCTTTCCATACGCCCAGCGTCCTGACTGCCGAAGAAGCGGCGCAGTTCAAAGTCTTTCTTCACGAACGGTGGAATGCCCCAGATACTCCCGAGATCGACTGGACGACCATCGCATCAGCCACGCGTGCCATCGCCGAGCTCCGGGCGGTGCCGGGGGCGGATCAGGCTGCGCTGAATGACATCGCGGATTTCATCCAGCAGTTTGGATCTGCGCAACCAGCGTGA
- a CDS encoding tripartite tricarboxylate transporter TctB family protein: protein MSSPDKTEFAGEEEGAGYAAPSVDLIAAILLIALSGWYVWEALGFRAPGGWRTGPGLVPAAAGISLMLMAVGLGFTAIRRWGQAQAPVNPELDEDSISDPFRTGMLIGVIFIYLLAMDAITFGLQGYLGGLYIVIGAFEIATVLCLSVLMKLYWNGPLWIIATVAVLWTAALSLIFRNVFLISLPG from the coding sequence GTGAGCAGTCCTGACAAAACCGAATTCGCCGGCGAGGAAGAGGGGGCGGGCTATGCCGCCCCCAGCGTTGACCTAATTGCCGCGATCCTGCTGATCGCATTATCGGGGTGGTATGTCTGGGAAGCCCTGGGCTTTCGCGCCCCTGGTGGCTGGCGAACGGGACCGGGGCTGGTGCCCGCTGCGGCGGGGATCAGCCTGATGCTGATGGCTGTTGGTCTAGGCTTTACGGCCATACGACGTTGGGGACAGGCGCAAGCCCCGGTCAATCCTGAACTTGACGAGGATTCGATCAGTGACCCGTTTCGCACTGGAATGCTGATCGGGGTGATCTTCATCTACCTGCTCGCCATGGATGCGATCACCTTTGGGCTGCAAGGCTATCTGGGTGGTCTCTACATTGTCATCGGGGCGTTCGAGATTGCGACAGTCTTGTGCCTGTCCGTGCTGATGAAGCTCTATTGGAATGGACCATTATGGATCATCGCCACGGTAGCGGTTCTGTGGACGGCTGCGCTTAGCCTGATCTTTCGAAATGTTTTCCTGATCTCACTTCCGGGCTGA